Proteins co-encoded in one Conger conger chromosome 4, fConCon1.1, whole genome shotgun sequence genomic window:
- the s1pr4 gene encoding sphingosine 1-phosphate receptor 4, with amino-acid sequence MEVLQSLSSPGSCPHLYGSGNVSVVKEHYNRTGRLVNRPAKSEGLGVAEACWLLISVSIMAENLVVLLAVLLRLRLRHRWVYVCIANITVSDLLTGAAYVINILMSGGRTFRLSPALWMLREGVLFVALTASIFSLLLIAVERYTTMMRPLHQKSARKTCRVYGMVALSWLLAFAIGFLPLLGWNCVCQLERCSTLLPLYSKSYVLFTLVIFFLILMAISVLYGAIYWHLRGSAEVGSTRTRLRSMRLLKTVVVIVVAFMLCWGPLFTLLLVDFFCQSRACKPLNSSGWVLAVAVLNSALNPAIYALGSAELRQAIADLLRCLTCSAGTKETSSTSGGSQRHSSLRNSFNHVRSLSTSPPPVRKAKKPRLSSTTSCLSVSTD; translated from the coding sequence ATGGAGGTCCTCCAGTCCCTGAGCTCCCCCGGCTCCTGCCCCCACCTGTACGGCTCGGGCAACGTCAGCGTGGTCAAGGAGCACTACAACCGCACGGGCCGCCTGGTGAACCGGCCGGCCAAGAGCGAGGGCCTGGGGGTGGCCGAGGCCTGCTGGCTGCTCATCAGCGTCTCCATCATGGCGGAGAACCTGGTGGTGCTGCTGGCGGTGCTCCTGCGCCTCCGCCTGCGGCACCGCTGGGTCTACGTCTGCATCGCCAACATCACGGTCAGCGACCTGCTGACGGGCGCCGCCTACGTCATCAACATCCTCATGTCCGGCGGCCGCACCTTCCGCCTGAGCCCCGCGCTCTGGATGCTGCGGGAGGGCGTGCTCTTCGTGGCGCTGACCGCCTCCATCTTCAGCCTGCTCCTCATCGCCGTGGAGAGGTACACCACCATGATGCGGCCGCTGCACCAGAAGTCGGCCCGGAAGACGTGCCGCGTCTACGGAATGGTGGCGCtcagctggctgctggccttCGCCATCGGCTTCCTCCCGCTGCTGGGCTGGAACTGCGTCTGCCAGCTGGAGCGCTGCTCCACCCTGCTGCCGCTGTACTCCAAGAGCTACGTCCTCTTCACCCTGGTCATCTTCTTCCTCATCCTGATGGCCATCAGCGTGCTCTACGGCGCCATCTACTGGCACCTGCGGGGCAGCGCGGAGGTGGGCTCCACCCGCACTCGGCTGCGCTCCATGCGGCTGCTGAAGACGGTGGTCGTCATCGTGGTGGCCTTCATGTTGTGCTGGGGGCCCCTCTTCACCCTGCTGCTGGTGGACTTCTTCTGCCAGTCGCGCGCCTGCAAGCCCCTGAACAGCTCGGGCTGGGTGCTGGCGGTGGCGGTGCTGAACTCGGCGCTGAACCCGGCCATCTACGCGCTGGGCAGCGCCGAGCTCCGGCAGGCCATCGCCGACCTGCTGCGCTGCCTGACGTGCAGCGCCGGCACCAAGGAGACCAGCAGCACGTCCGGGGGCTCGCAGAGACACAGCAGCCTGCGCAACAGCTTCAACCACGTGCGCAGCCTGAGCACCAGCCCCCCACCCGTCCGCAAGGCCAAGAAGCCCCGCCTCAGCTCCACCACGTCCTGCCTGTCCGTGTCCACCGACTAG